One segment of Candidatus Deferrimicrobiaceae bacterium DNA contains the following:
- a CDS encoding AMP-binding protein has protein sequence MKSVLAQHDTFPKLLVRNAERFGDRKIAMREKEFGIWQGFTWREYHEHVKYFSLGLVSLGLSPGDKVAIIGDNRPEWVWAEVAAQAAGAVPLGLYQDSTLKEVVYVIDHSDSTFVVAEDQEQVDKILDMREQLPKVRYVVYSDSRGMRGYKEPYLLDFQEVETYGRELEEKEPDLYAKKVVGGKMDDLALICYTSGTTGFPKGAMLTFRNLLMMAANLMEVDPKFENDEFVSFLPLAWIGEQMMCLSSALLTGFTVNFPEKPETVQENIREIGPNVMFSPPRIWENMTSTVQVKVMDASWFKRAMYSWALPVGYEYADTIFRKQRPSALLHLKHRLAYSLVFRALKDRLGLLRIRTASTGGAALGPDVFKFFNAMGVNLKQIYGQTEISGISCIHRDGDINFDSVGKPIPETEVRISETGEILSRSSSVFLGYYKSPEETEKTLAGGWLHSGDAGYFTDDGHLIVIDRVKDVMHLTDGTRFSPQFIENKLKFSPYIKECVCLGHERDFIASMICIDYPNVGKWAESRRISYTTYTDLAGKAEVLELIAKEVDKVNATLPETTRIRRFLLLYKELDADDDELTRTRKVRRAFVGERYRHVIEGMYTGAASIPIDAVIKYQDGKTSQIRTTLAIRDL, from the coding sequence ATGAAGAGCGTCCTGGCGCAGCACGACACCTTTCCGAAGCTCTTGGTCCGCAACGCGGAGCGGTTCGGCGACCGGAAGATCGCCATGCGCGAGAAGGAGTTCGGAATCTGGCAGGGATTTACCTGGAGGGAGTATCACGAGCACGTGAAGTACTTCTCCCTCGGGCTGGTTTCCCTGGGGCTGTCCCCCGGGGACAAGGTCGCCATCATCGGGGACAACCGGCCGGAGTGGGTGTGGGCCGAGGTGGCCGCCCAGGCGGCCGGGGCCGTTCCCCTGGGCCTCTACCAGGACTCGACGCTGAAGGAGGTCGTCTACGTCATCGACCACTCCGACTCCACATTCGTGGTGGCCGAGGACCAGGAGCAGGTGGACAAGATCCTGGACATGAGGGAGCAGCTGCCGAAGGTCCGCTACGTGGTATACAGCGACTCCCGGGGGATGCGGGGGTACAAGGAGCCGTACCTGCTCGACTTCCAGGAAGTGGAGACTTACGGCCGGGAACTGGAGGAGAAAGAGCCGGATCTCTACGCGAAAAAGGTCGTGGGGGGGAAGATGGACGACCTGGCGCTCATCTGCTACACCTCCGGCACGACCGGCTTCCCGAAGGGCGCCATGCTCACCTTCCGGAATCTCCTCATGATGGCGGCGAACCTGATGGAGGTCGACCCGAAGTTCGAGAACGACGAGTTCGTCTCCTTCCTCCCCCTGGCCTGGATCGGGGAACAGATGATGTGCCTGTCCAGCGCGCTTCTCACCGGCTTCACCGTCAACTTTCCCGAAAAACCGGAGACCGTCCAGGAGAACATCCGGGAGATCGGCCCGAACGTGATGTTTTCCCCGCCGCGGATTTGGGAAAATATGACTTCCACCGTCCAGGTCAAGGTCATGGACGCCTCCTGGTTCAAACGGGCGATGTACAGCTGGGCTCTCCCCGTCGGGTACGAGTATGCGGACACCATCTTCCGGAAGCAGAGGCCCTCGGCGCTTCTCCATCTCAAGCACCGGCTAGCGTACTCCCTCGTCTTCCGGGCCCTGAAGGACCGGCTCGGCCTCCTTCGCATCCGGACCGCCTCCACGGGCGGCGCGGCCCTCGGGCCCGACGTCTTTAAGTTCTTCAACGCGATGGGGGTGAACCTCAAGCAGATCTACGGCCAGACCGAGATCTCCGGCATCTCCTGCATCCATCGCGACGGCGACATCAACTTCGACTCGGTGGGAAAGCCGATCCCCGAGACCGAGGTCCGGATCTCGGAGACCGGCGAGATCCTTTCCCGGAGTTCCTCGGTGTTCCTCGGGTACTACAAGAGCCCCGAGGAGACAGAGAAGACGCTGGCCGGGGGATGGCTTCATTCCGGAGACGCGGGATACTTCACCGACGACGGACATCTGATCGTGATCGACCGCGTAAAGGACGTCATGCACCTTACCGACGGGACGAGGTTCTCCCCGCAGTTCATCGAAAACAAGCTCAAGTTCTCCCCCTACATCAAGGAGTGCGTCTGTCTGGGGCACGAGCGGGACTTCATCGCCTCGATGATCTGCATCGACTACCCCAATGTCGGAAAGTGGGCGGAGAGCCGCCGGATCTCCTACACGACCTACACCGACCTGGCGGGGAAGGCCGAAGTCCTGGAACTTATCGCGAAGGAAGTGGACAAGGTGAACGCCACGCTTCCCGAAACCACCCGGATCCGGCGGTTCCTGCTCCTGTACAAGGAGCTGGATGCGGACGACGATGAGCTGACGCGCACGAGGAAGGTCCGGCGCGCCTTCGTGGGGGAGAGATACCGGCACGTGATCGAGGGGATGTACACCGGGGCGGCATCGATCCCGATCGACGCCGTGATCAAGTACCAGGATGGGAAGACCTCGCAGATCAGGACGACGCTCGCCATCCGGGATTTATAG
- a CDS encoding branched-chain amino acid ABC transporter permease — MTFQYLLQLVISGLVIGSIYSAVALGFVIIYKATRVVNFAQGELLMVGAYVCYAFLVQMHVPFWAALLLTILFGMVLAMFVERLILRPMIGEPIISIIMVTIGLSLVLRSLVAAIWGTEILVYEPKLFPQEMVEIAGLPISLEFVWCFILSLVLLAVFSVFFKYSKAGVAMRATAFNQQVAQSMGISVKHIFALSWVISAVVSGIGGVLIGNINGINSSLYHFGLKVFPATILGGLDSILGAALGGMIIGILENLSDGFCKTYLNLSGVKEVAPYVFLVIILMIKPYGLFGTKDIERV, encoded by the coding sequence ATGACATTCCAGTACTTGCTGCAGCTGGTGATCAGCGGCCTGGTCATCGGCAGCATCTACTCGGCGGTCGCCTTAGGTTTCGTCATCATCTACAAGGCGACCCGGGTCGTGAACTTCGCCCAGGGGGAGCTCCTGATGGTCGGGGCCTACGTCTGCTATGCCTTCCTCGTGCAGATGCACGTCCCGTTCTGGGCCGCGCTTCTGCTCACCATCCTGTTCGGGATGGTCCTGGCCATGTTCGTCGAGCGCCTGATCCTCCGGCCCATGATCGGGGAGCCGATCATCTCCATCATCATGGTCACGATCGGCCTTTCCCTCGTGCTCCGGTCGCTCGTGGCGGCCATCTGGGGGACCGAGATCCTCGTCTACGAGCCGAAGCTGTTCCCCCAGGAGATGGTCGAGATCGCCGGTCTGCCCATTTCCCTCGAGTTCGTTTGGTGCTTCATCCTCTCCCTCGTCCTCCTGGCGGTCTTTTCGGTCTTCTTCAAGTACTCGAAGGCCGGGGTCGCGATGCGCGCGACCGCCTTCAACCAGCAGGTCGCCCAGTCGATGGGGATCTCGGTAAAGCATATCTTCGCCCTGTCCTGGGTGATCTCGGCGGTCGTGTCGGGGATCGGGGGGGTGCTGATCGGCAACATCAACGGGATCAACAGCTCGCTCTACCACTTCGGGCTGAAGGTGTTCCCCGCGACGATCCTAGGCGGGCTGGACTCCATCCTCGGGGCCGCCCTCGGAGGGATGATCATCGGGATCCTGGAGAACCTCTCCGACGGTTTCTGCAAGACGTATCTGAACCTAAGCGGCGTCAAGGAGGTTGCGCCGTACGTTTTCCTGGTCATCATCCTGATGATCAAGCCCTATGGGCTCTTCGGCACGAAGGATATCGAGCGGGTGTAG